A window of the Vigna angularis cultivar LongXiaoDou No.4 chromosome 3, ASM1680809v1, whole genome shotgun sequence genome harbors these coding sequences:
- the LOC108324928 gene encoding carboxylesterase 1 produces the protein MKKKIVILFCKRSICKYESEPDPLTYPRLRVFMPTLPIRFSYYITLRLNFEGINQEDFLSAMTLHTVFTAVSVYLILIHASMVANSAMDPYKALNIILNPNGTLTRLSISPQSPPSPDPSLPTPVLSKDLPINKFNHTWARIYLPHKSLHHSPNPKLPLIVFYHGGGFIFESAASTYFHDFCVRMAHTTQSVVVSVDYRLAPEHRLPAAYEDSVEALHWIKASNDAWLRHADYSRCYLMGESAGGNIAYTAGLRAAAEVGKLKPLKIAGLILIQPFFGGKKRSPSEIRLAEDNTIPLPITDLMWNLSLPVGVDRDYPYSNPTINGGDKILDELKVLGWRVAVFGCEGDPLVARERELVKLLEHKGVHVVGKFYEGGRHGIFVGDPSMSLQVFRLLKTLH, from the coding sequence atgaaaaaaaaaattgtaattttattttgcaAACGAAGTATCTGCAAATACGAATCCGAACCCGACCCGTTAACATACCCGCGGTTACGGGTTTTTATGCCTACCCTACCTATAagattttcttattatataacACTCCGTTTGAACTTTGAAGGAATCAATCAAGAAGATTTTTTATCGGCCATGACACTGCACACAGTGTTTACTGCGGTCTCAGTGTATCTGATTCTCATCCATGCATCAATGGTTGCTAACTCAGCCATGGATCCCTACAAAGCCCTCAACATCATCCTCAACCCAAACGGCACCCTCACACGCTTAAGCATTTCGCCGCAAAGCCCTCCCTCGCCAGATCCCTCGCTCCCCACACCGGTTCTCTCCAAAGACCTCCCCATCAACAAATTCAACCACACCTGGGCGCGGATCTACCTACCCCACAAATCACTCCATCATTCCCCCAACCCCAAACTACCCCTCATCGTCTTCTACCACGGCGGAGGCTTCATCTTCGAAAGTGCAGCCTCCACTTACTTCCACGACTTCTGCGTCAGAATGGCCCACACCACGCAGTCCGTCGTGGTTTCGGTCGACTACCGCCTCGCCCCGGAGCACCGCCTCCCCGCCGCCTACGAAGACTCCGTGGAGGCGCTGCACTGGATCAAAGCCTCCAACGACGCCTGGTTGCGCCACGCCGATTACTCCCGCTGCTATCTGATGGGGGAGAGTGCCGGGGGAAACATTGCCTACACGGCTGGTCTACGTGCGGCGGCGGAGGTTGGCAAGTTGAAACCGCTGAAGATTGCAGGGTTGATATTGATTCAACCGTTTTTTGGTGGGAAGAAGAGGAGTCCATCAGAGATAAGGCTTGCCGAGGACAACACTATACCTTTGCCTATCACAGATCTGATGTGGAATCTGTCGCTGCCCGTTGGCGTTGACCGTGATTACCCGTATTCAAATCCAACTATCAACGGTGGAGATAAGATTTTGGATGAGCTTAAGGTTCTTGGTTGGAGGGTTGCGGTGTTTGGATGTGAAGGGGACCCACTGGTGGCCCGCGAGAGAGAGCTGGTGAAATTGCTTGAGCATAAGGGTGTGCACGTGGTTGGAAAGTTTTATGAAGGGGGTCGACATGGCATCTTTGTGGGTGACCCTTCCATGTCCCTCCAAGTCTTTCGTTTACTTAAAACTCTTCATTAG
- the LOC108324757 gene encoding probable carboxylesterase 120, which produces MFVSGQVDPFHHLKILPNSDGTITRLRADPHTHPTFDPTLPIPVLTQDTTINQSNKTFARIFLPRPALHNSSTNLPLIVFFHGGGFILFSAATHFFHDACVNLAKDTNSIVVSVDYRLAPEHRLPAAYDDAVEALHWLKSKPHDWLRNHADYSNCYLMGSSAGANIAYHAALRVAAETNSDGINYLEPLKIRGMILSQPFFGATERVPSEVRLAEDPVLAPHVCDVLWDLSLPVGVDREHEYCNPRGGNGGVILERVRELGWRVLVSGCRDDPLVDHQIGLATLVAEKGVPVLTNFSPTGSHGAEVRDPLHQNRLHHLVKHFIAPPPPSIHNLSPQNSA; this is translated from the coding sequence ATGTTTGTGTCTGGGCAAGTGGATCCCTTCCACCATCTGAAAATCCTCCCAAACTCAGACGGCACCATCACTCGCCTACGTGCAGACCCACACACTCATCCAACTTTCGATCCCACCCTCCCCATCCCCGTTCTCACCCAAGACACAACCATCAACCAATCAAACAAAACCTTCGCCCGCATATTCCTCCCACGTCCCGCGCTCCATAATTCCTCCACCAACCTCCCTCTCATCGTTTTTTTCCACGGCGGCGGCTTCATCCTATTCAGCGCCGCCACACACTTCTTCCACGACGCCTGCGTAAACCTCGCAAAAGACACCAATTCCATCGTCGTTTCCGTCGACTACCGTCTCGCCCCCGAACACCGACTCCCCGCTGCCTATGACGACGCCGTCGAAGCGCTTCACTGGCTTAAATCCAAGCCACACGATTGGTTGAGAAACCACGCCGACTATTCCAACTGTTACCTCATGGGAAGTAGCGCCGGAGCGAACATCGCGTACCACGCGGCTCTACGTGTGGCGGCCGAAACTAACTCTGATGGGATTAATTACCTGGAGCCACTTAAGATCCGAGGGATGATATTGAGTCAACCGTTTTTCGGGGCCACAGAGAGGGTTCCTTCTGAGGTGAGGCTTGCGGAGGATCCGGTTTTGGCGCCGCACGTGTGTGACGTGCTGTGGGATCTGTCGTTGCCCGTTGGGGTTGACCGCGAGCACGAGTATTGCAATCCTCGTGGTGGCAATGGCGGCGTGATTTTGGAGAGAGTGAGGGAGCTGGGGTGGCGCGTGTTGGTGAGTGGGTGCAGAGACGACCCTCTGGTCGACCATCAGATTGGTCTGGCCACACTGGTGGCGGAGAAGGGCGTTCCCGTTCTGACGAACTTTAGTCCAACGGGATCTCATGGGGCTGAAGTTCGCGATCCTCTCCACCAAAACCGGCTCCATCACCTCGTTAAACATTTCATTGCTCCTCCTCCTCCCTCCATCCACAATTTATCACCTCAAAACTCTGCTTAA
- the LOC108325411 gene encoding gibberellin 20 oxidase 2, whose protein sequence is MAIDCITTMHPIMPQPSNQEIKEQDQHPLVFDASVLRHQLHIPSQFIWPDEEKACLDEPELQIPFIDLGGFLSGDPLAATEASRLVGEACQKHGFFLVVNHGIDRQLISDAHLYMDNFFSLPLSHKQRAQRMPGEHCGYASSFTARFSSKLPWKETLSFQYSACNNSPTLVKDYLCDKMGTEFQQFGNVYQDYCEAMSNLSLGIMELLGMSLGVGRAYFREFFEENNSIMRLNYYPPCQKPDLTLGTGPHCDPTSLTILHQDQVGGLQVCVDNEWHSIKPAFNAFVVNVGDTFMALSNGRYKSCLHRAVVNRETTRKSLAFFLCPRSDKVVSPPCELVDKMSPRLYPDFTWPMLLEFTQKHYRADMKTLEAFTNWLQRKSTHSNFIT, encoded by the exons ATGGCAATAGACTGCATAACGACCATGCACCCCATCATGCCTCAACCGTCCAACCAAGAAATCAAAGAACAAGATCAACATCCTCTTGTCTTTGATGCCTCAGTCCTCAGACACCAACTTCACATACCCTCTCAGTTCATTTGGCCTGACGAGGAGAAAGCATGCTTGGATGAGCCCGAGTTACAGATTCCATTCATTGACTTGGGAGGCTTTCTCTCCGGTGACCCTCTTGCTGCCACGGAAGCCTCCAGACTCGTCGGTGAAGCATGTCAAAAGCATGGCTTCTTTCTGGTTGTCAACCATGGGATTGACCGCCAGTTGATATCCGATGCTCACCTTTACATGGATAACTTCTTTTCCCTTCCCCTGTCTCACAAACAGAGGGCTCAGAGGATGCCAGGGGAGCACTGCGGCTATGCCAGTAGCTTCACCGCCAGGTTCTCCTCTAAGCTCCCTTGGAAAGAGACCCTTTCCTTCCAGTACTCCGCATGCAATAACTCACCAACCCTTGTCAAGGACTACTTATGCGATAAAATGGGCACAGAGTTTCAGCAATTCGG GAATGTTTACCAGGACTACTGTGAAGCCATGAGCAATCTTTCTTTAGGTATAATGGAGCTTCTGGGAATGAGCCTTGGAGTCGGTAGAGCTTATTTCAGGGAGTTCTTTGAAGAGAATAACTCGATAATGAGGCTGAATTACTACCCTCCGTGTCAAAAACCAGACCTCACTTTAGGTACTGGACCTCATTGCGATCCAACCTCTTTGACCATTCTTCACCAAGACCAAGTGGGAGGCCTGCAAGTTTGTGTTGACAATGAGTGGCATTCCATTAAACCTGCTTTCAATGCTTTTGTCGTCAATGTTGGCGATACCTTCATG gCTCTTTCAAATGGGAGATACAAGAGCTGCTTGCACAGGGCAGTGGTGAACAGGGAGACAACAAGAAAATCTCTTGCTTTCTTTCTGTGTCCGAGAAGCGACAAGGTGGTGAGTCCACCATGTGAATTAGTGGACAAAATGAGCCCAAGGCTGTACCCAGATTTTACATGGCCCATGCTCCTTGAGTTCACTCAAAAGCATTACAGAGCTGACATGAAAACCCTTGAGGCATTTACCAACTGGCTTCAACGCAAATCAACTCACTCAAACTTCATCACCTGA